One genomic window of Panicum hallii strain FIL2 chromosome 6, PHallii_v3.1, whole genome shotgun sequence includes the following:
- the LOC112896901 gene encoding starch synthase 3, chloroplastic/amyloplastic-like, whose translation MEMTLLPQSPLYSRSRPTLMLRPTTLGGGPGQPLLRTSRFAASRIIRCPVASSDFPTRKSRKMVYPKVKVAAFRGYVPRLPAESSTKKSIHHGSDEETIGTFNRLLSTDTEESTSSTDLDTAEVDLQEDALSSSVSGEVDGAEEDALDMLEVELSRNELINISLGAEEAVDAAAVEEDRFDVDFTGVQFGSAAAWELDPENEDKAEEDMFAADSSEETSEVDNDQWQYPALPSTSIEDKANNETHEHLEPEPRTVVRVKEQDKLVFGIDVGSAFDTHEEDKQVVDCDWQEQNITTFDEQEQDQFIIGSRRQDNSIVGVPEQIQSVVVYSKPDQSIVASHRKDESIAAVPEKIQSVIGYKKPDQSIAGVPEQTKSIVGYSKAEQSIIGLPKQQQSVVHIPQEKQSIVGFHKQDLSIVSTSKESQTRKLDIPESHDALRMEEKEAKDGDYTSQNTDGDKLHAKSDVDLLQQHKEDFTKEALEIITSNKINDEHLAMVEDQKSISLEEEQWIVTDEGISAAEVMETGEDKSLHLSEEESSWAEDEVGISEDEEHYEVEETSVSPEQVIQESPQDEMDPQALQRMLQELAAKNYLMGSKFFVFPEVLKADSTIALYFNRDLSAIANEPDVLIKGAFNGWKWRFFTEKLHKSELGGDWWSCKLYIPKQAYRFDFVFFNGRTMYENNGNKDFVIQVESTMDEHSFADFLVEEKQRELERFATEEAERKKQTEEEKQIKEERAAHEAATAQAKAEIVTKKNKLQNVLDSAKGSVDSLWYIEPITTMQGATVRLYYNRHSRPLVHSAEIWMHGGYNNWIDGLSLTERLIHHDDKDGDWWYADVVLPQRAYVLDWVFADGPPGNARIYDNNGRQDFHSILPNNMTEEEYWAEEEQRIYTRLRQERREREEAIKMKAERREKLKAEMKEKTMRMFLVSQKHIVYTEPLEIRAGTTVDVLYNPSNTVLKGKPEVWFRCSFNRWMHPGGVLPPQKMVKAEHGSHLKATVNVPQDAYIMDFVFSESEEGGIFDNRNGLDYHIPVFGATAKEPPMHIVHIAVEMAPIAKVGGLGDVVTSLSRAVQDLGHNVEVILPKHDCLNLSSVRNLHIHQSFSWGGSEIKVWRGHVEDLCVYFLEPQNGMFGVGCVYGRNDDRRFGFFCHSALEFLLQSGSSPNIIHCHDWSSAPTAWLYKENYAQSSLANARVIFTIHNLEFGAHHIGKAMKYCDKATTVSNTYSREVSGHGAIAPHLGKFYGILNGIDPDIWDPYSDSFIPVHYTPENVVEGKAAAKKALQQKLGLQQNDVPIVGIISRLTAQKGIHLIKHAMRRTLERNGQVVLLGSAPDPRIQGDFANLANTLQGENHGRVKMCLTYDEPLSHLIYAGSDFILVPSIFEPCGLTQLVAMRYGAIPIVRKTGGLYDTVFDVDNDKERARARGLEPNGFSFDGADNNGVDYALNRAISSWFDARSWFHSLCKRVMEQDWSWNRPALDYIELYRSASKL comes from the exons ATGGAGATGACTCTCCTACCCCAGAGCCCTCTCTATTCTCGGAGCCGACCAACGCTCATGCTCCGGCCAACCACCTTGGGCGGTGGCCCCGGTCAG CCTTTATTGAGGACTAGCAGGTTTGCCGCAAGCAGGATTATTCGGTGCCCAGTAGCAAGTTCAG ATTTTCCTACTAGGAAATCAAGGAAGATGGTGTATCCTAAGGTAAAAGTCGCTGCTTTTAGAGGCTATGTTCCAAGACTCCCTGCTGAGTCAAGCACCAAGAAGAGTATACACCATGGTAGCGATGAAGAAACTATTGGTACATTCAATAGGCTGTTAAGTACTGATACAGAAGAGTCAACAAGTAGTACAGATTTAGACACTGCTGAAGTGGATTTGCAGGAAGATGCTTTGAGCAGTTCAGTTTCTGGGGAAGTGGATGGGGCAGAAGAAGATGCACTTGACATGTTGGAGGTGGAATTGTCAAGAAATGAATTGATTAACATATCATTAGGGGCAGAAGAAGCAGTAGATGCTGCTGCGGTCGAAGAAGATAGATTTGACGTAGATTTCACAGGAGTCCAATTTGGCAGTGCTGCAGCTTGGGAATTGGATCCAGAAAATGAAGATAAGGCTGAAGAAGACATGTTCGCGGCAGATTCTTCAGAAGAAACCTCTGAGGTAGATAATGACCAATGGCAATATCCAGCACTGCCGTCAACATCCATAGAGGACAAGGCCAATAATGAAACACATGAACATTTGGAGCCTGAGCCCAGGACAGTTGTCAGGGTCAAGGAACAGGACAAATTAGTTTTCGGTATCGATGTGGGATCAGCTTTTGATACCCATGAAGAAGACAAGCAAGTGGTAGACTGTGATTGGCAAGAGCAAAATATTACCACTTTTGATGAACAAGAACAAGACCAGTTTATTATTGGTTCTCGTAGACAAGACAACTCAATTGTTGGTGTGCCCGAGCAAATCCAATCCGTTGTTGTTTACAGTAAACCAGACCAATCTATTGTTGCTTCTCATAGAAAAGATGAATCAATTGCTGCTGTGCCCGAGAAAATACAATCTGTTATTGGTTATAAGAAACCAGATCAATCAATTGCTGGCGTGCCTGAGCAAACCAAATCCATTGTTGGTTACAGTAAAGCAGAACAATCTATTATTGGTCTGCCCAAACAACAACAATCAGTTGTTCATATCCCTCAAGAAAAACAATCTATAGTTGGCTTTCATAAACAAGATCTATCAATTGTTAGTACCTCCAAAGAGTCTCAAACAAGGAAACTTGATATTCCTGAGAGTCATGATGCACTTCGTATGGAGGAAAAAGAAGCTAAGGATGGAGATTACACATCTCAAAATACTGATGGGGATAAGCTTCATGCAAAGTCTGATGTTGATTTGCTACAACAACATAAGGAAGATTTCACTAAAGAAGCGCTGGAGATAATAACTAGCAACAAAATCAATGATGAACACCTTGCAATGGTTGAAGATCAGAAAAGTATAAGCCTGGAGGAAGAACAATGGATTGTTACTGATGAAGGCATTTCAGCGGCTGAGGTGATGGAAACAGGCGAGGACAAATCTTTGCATCTTTCTGAAGAAGAGAGTTCATGGGCTGAAGATGAAGTAGGGATATCTGAGGATGAAGAGCACTATGAAGTTGAGGAGACGTCTGTGTCTCCTGAACAAGTTATCCAAGAATCACCACAGGATGAAATGGATCCACAGGCACTACAGAGGATGCTTCAAGAACTTGCTGCAAAAAATTATTTAATGGGATCCAAGTTTTTTGTTTTTCCAGAGGTATTGAAAGCTGATTCAACTATTGCTCTCTATTTTAATCGTGATCTATCAGCTATAGCCAATGAGCCTGATGTACTCATCAAAGGAGCATTCAATGGGTGGAAGTGGAGGTTTTTCACTGAAAAATTGCACAAGAGCGAACTGGGAGGGGACTGGTGGTCCTGCAAACTGTACATTCCCAAGCAGGCATACAGATTTGATTTTGTGTTCTTTAATGGTCGCACAATGTATGAAAATAATGGCAATAAAGATTTTGTGATACAAGTAGAAAGCACCATGGATGAACATTCGTTTGCGGATTTCTTGGTTGAAGAAAAGCAAAGAGAACTTGAGAGATTTGCCACTGAAGAAGCTGAAAGGAAGAAACAGACTGAAGAGGAGAAGCAAATAAAGGAAGAAAGGGCGGCACATGAAGCAGCCACGGCACAAGCGAAGGCTGAGATAGTGACAAAGAAGAATAAATTGCAGAATGTATTGGATTCAGCCAAAGGATCTGTTGATAGTTTGTGGTACATAGAACCTATCACTACTATGCAAGGGGCTACTGTCAGACTCTATTACAACAGACACTCGAGACCCCTTGTTCACAGTGCTGAGATCTGGATGCATGGGGGCTACAACAATTGGATTGATGGACTCTCTTTGACTGAAAGACTTATTCATCATGATGACAAAGATGGTGATTGGTGGTATGCAGATG TTGTCTTACCTCAAAGAGCATACGTGTTGGACTGGGTGTTTGCTGATGGGCCGCCAGGGAATGCAAGGATTTATGATAACAATGGCAGACAGGATTTTCATTCTATCCTTCCCAATAACATGACTGAGGAAGAATATTGGgcagaagaagaacagaggatcTATACAAGGCTTCGACAAGAGAGGAGAGAAAGGGAGGAGGCTATTAAAATGAAG GCTGAGAGAAGGGAAAAATTGAAAGCTGAGATGAAAGAAAAGACTATGAGAATGTTTCTGGTTTCTCAAAAGCACATAGTTTATACCGAACCACTTGAAATACGTGCTGGAACCACTGTTGACGTTCTTTACAATCCTTCGAATACAGTGCTAAAGGGAAAGCCAGAGGTTTGGTTTCGTTGTTCTTTTAACCGTTGGATGCATCCAGGTGGTGTGTTGCCACCCCAGAAGATGGTAAAAGCAGAACATGGTTCACACCTAAAAGCAACAG TTAACGTTCCGCAGGACGCCTATATAATGGACTTTGTTTTCTCGGAGTCAGAAGAAGGTGGAATTTTCGACAATAGGAATGGGTTGGATTATCATATTCCTGTTTTTGGTGCAACTGCAAAGGAACCTCCTATGCATATTGTCCACATTGCTGTTGAGATGGCTCCCATAGCAAAG GTTGGAGGTCTTGGTGATGTTGTTACGAGTCTTTCACGTGCTGTTCAAGATTTAGGACACAATGTTGAGGTTATTCTTCCGAAGCACGATTGCTTGAATCTAAGCAGT GTGAGGAATTTGCATATTCATCAAAGTTTTTCTTGGGGCGGTTCTGAAATAAAAGTATGGCGTGGACATGTCGAAGACCTCTGTGTTTACTTCTTGGAACCTCAAAATGG GATGTTTGGAGTCGGATGTGTATATGGAAGGAATGACGACCGTCGATTTGGCTTCTTCTGTCATTCTGCTCTAGAGTTTCTCCTCCAGAGTGGATCTTCACCA AATATAATACACTGCCATGATTGGTCAAGTGCTCCTACTGCTTGGTTATACAAGGAAAACTATGCGCAGTCCAGTTTGGCAAATGCACGAGTCATATTTACGATCCATAATCTTGAATTTGGAGCACATCATATTGGCAAAGCAATGAAATATTGTGATAAAGCCACAACT GTCTCTAACACATATTCAAGGGAAGTGTCAGGCCATGGCGCCATTGCTCCTCATCTTGGAAAATTCTACGGCATTCTCAACGGAATTGATCCAGATATCTGGGATCCATACAGTGACAGCTTTATCCCG GTCCATTACACTCCCGAGAATGTCGTCGAAGGCAAGGCTGCTGCAAAGAAGGCCTTGCAACAGAAACTTGGGTTACAGCAGAATGATGTGCCCATTGTTGGGATCATCAGTCGCCTGACAGCCCAGAAGGGAATTCACCTCATCAAGCATGCGATGCGCCGAACACTCGAACGGAACGGACAG GTGGTTCTGCTTGGTTCTGCCCCAGACCCTCGGATCCAAGGTGACTTTGCCAACTTGGCAAATACTCTCCAGGGCGAAAACCATGGTCGAGTGAAGATGTGCTTGACCTACGATGAGCCTCTTTCACATCTG ATATACGCTGGCTCTGACTTCATTCTGGTTCCATCCATATTTGAGCCTTGTGGCTTAACTCAGTTGGTCGCCATGCGGTATGGAGCCATCCCTATTGTCCGGAAAACTGGAG GGCTCTACGACACTGTCTTCGACGTGGACAATGACAAGGAACGGGCTCGGGCTCGAGGCCTTGAGCCGAACGGGTTCAGCTTTGACGGAGCTGACAACAATGGTGTCGACTATGCTCTGAATAG GGCGATCTCTTCTTGGTTCGACGCCCGGAGCTGGTTCCATTCCCTCTGCAAGAGGGTCATGGAGCAGGACTGGTCATGGAACCGGCCTGCCTTGGACTACATCGAGCTCTACCGTTCGGCGTCCAAACTGTGA